A genomic window from Neorickettsia sennetsu str. Miyayama includes:
- a CDS encoding FAD-dependent oxidoreductase, whose protein sequence is MSFGRNLPKVDELYDTERLAVLHAKFLSSLKKPVGDTVLLASALEAFIVKLFCIEETFEEKSNSIKRANVIHLCKRSFIERIALREYTKTIPFPTVKQKLKTILNVPKFDGLLYAEKALEWLREREKYSVELNLAAQYALYMVEAVDNADGAFCALGETCQCHGTVSLSNCSSREYCGALFHLPKKLNCESLIQFERAERDGLVILEKRGYQPRDGFQLIDAGLDEVSSVDQACYCLICHFRKKDTCRSGFSLPEVGYKKSAFGIIQKGCPLGQRISEMNKLYSEGKIIAALAVVTLDNPMCAATGHRICNDCMRSCIYQKQEPVNIPGIETAILDAVLELPFGFEIYSLLTRWNPLRPENQFPKKLSGRKVLISGSGPAGFTLAHYLINEGHTVVLVDGVKIESLPSKYTGRSGCECKSSCSGKCSGHALAGLCTLDYTEDLTTAGKDLCSAGVFPITDGCSVKNKKDFALIRDINELYENLDERVVQGFGGVMEYGITVRWNKNYLKLIRLLLERRENFHVFGGVRFGSNLTIEDCHRLGFGHIALCVGSGSPNIPNITNVLVRGVRFASDFLMTLHLGGAFKKDSMTCLQMRMPVVVVGGGLTAVDSATEALVYYKVQVEKFLQRYDYLISTYGVLEIEKNWNEEEKLIAYEFLSHARKLRTTQNKTQFLKSLGGVKIVYRKRIQDSPAYRINFEELDNALREGVEFIEEVEPLEILLDEYASAKEVMCLKDGKRIIIKARSVIIATGTKASTALKDTFPSWYNNLEGNISFFGDLDQNYAGSVVGAMASAKDKYRLITEKLLKTPLSEICENFSAYYESSVKYSNGEASSESRASDTRCHGSTGSMIGSCTVHKSSDVSVGGSDITLHVPNTKGGDENQGELKITENDSALGCGEADNYRVVPAKEPTFHRHIVNDYSPEIANRRFLRMMEQLLKAEVLEVIALTNNIYELRICAPLAARNFMPGQFYKLQNFHSPFQIEAIALTGSCVDKNNGVISLIVIEVGVSSYLCKFLKVGERVVLTGPLGTPTEIPVNENVLLIGGGVGNAVLFSVAEAMKKNGCNVLYFSGYKKLNDRFKADMIEAFSDCVVWVCDEGKFPSNRTCDVSLMGNMIMALEKYIRGEILLPIKAGALDRIVTIGSDSLMSAVQRFIDKHRHILKPNLKAIASINSPMQCMMQGICAQCIQRRHVNGKEEYVYSCVNQDQNMEITDFYFLSQRLKQNSLTEKLNYLYCKSQMEQK, encoded by the coding sequence ATGTCTTTTGGGCGCAATCTTCCAAAGGTTGATGAACTGTATGATACCGAAAGATTGGCAGTGCTACATGCGAAATTCTTATCTTCACTTAAGAAGCCAGTGGGAGATACAGTTTTACTTGCATCTGCTTTAGAAGCCTTTATAGTGAAACTCTTCTGTATAGAAGAGACATTTGAAGAAAAATCTAATTCCATAAAAAGAGCGAATGTAATACATCTCTGCAAGCGAAGTTTTATTGAGAGGATCGCTTTAAGAGAATATACAAAAACAATACCTTTTCCTACAGTAAAACAAAAACTAAAAACTATTCTAAACGTACCCAAGTTTGATGGACTCTTGTATGCAGAAAAAGCACTTGAATGGCTTAGGGAGCGAGAAAAATATTCAGTAGAGTTGAATCTTGCTGCTCAGTATGCACTCTATATGGTCGAAGCCGTAGACAACGCAGATGGTGCTTTCTGTGCTCTAGGGGAAACTTGCCAGTGCCACGGTACTGTATCTCTATCAAACTGTTCTTCCAGAGAATATTGTGGTGCTCTATTTCATTTGCCTAAAAAACTTAATTGCGAATCGCTTATACAATTCGAGCGTGCTGAAAGGGATGGATTAGTTATTCTAGAAAAGAGAGGGTATCAACCACGTGATGGTTTCCAGCTAATTGATGCTGGATTGGATGAGGTGTCCAGTGTGGATCAAGCTTGTTATTGCTTAATATGTCATTTCCGTAAAAAGGATACCTGTAGGAGCGGATTTTCTTTGCCAGAAGTAGGATATAAAAAGTCGGCATTTGGAATAATACAAAAAGGATGCCCGCTGGGACAAAGAATTTCTGAGATGAACAAATTATACTCAGAAGGTAAGATTATAGCTGCGTTGGCTGTTGTAACGCTCGATAATCCGATGTGTGCTGCTACTGGACACAGGATCTGTAACGATTGTATGCGTTCATGCATTTACCAGAAACAGGAGCCAGTTAATATTCCAGGAATAGAAACTGCAATTCTGGATGCTGTTCTGGAGTTACCATTCGGTTTTGAAATCTATAGCCTTCTAACAAGGTGGAATCCTTTACGTCCTGAAAACCAGTTTCCAAAGAAGCTCTCGGGTAGGAAAGTACTTATCTCTGGCTCTGGTCCAGCTGGTTTCACTCTAGCGCATTATCTCATTAATGAGGGACACACAGTAGTTTTAGTAGATGGTGTCAAAATAGAGTCTTTACCATCAAAGTATACAGGAAGGTCGGGTTGTGAATGCAAAAGTTCTTGTTCAGGTAAGTGTTCTGGGCATGCTTTAGCAGGGCTATGCACACTAGATTATACTGAAGATCTTACTACAGCAGGGAAAGATTTGTGTTCAGCAGGGGTTTTTCCTATTACAGATGGGTGCTCGGTCAAAAATAAGAAGGATTTTGCACTAATTAGGGACATTAATGAACTCTACGAAAATCTTGATGAAAGAGTTGTTCAAGGGTTTGGTGGCGTTATGGAGTATGGCATCACGGTTAGATGGAATAAAAATTACCTAAAATTGATAAGGTTACTCCTTGAGAGAAGAGAAAACTTTCATGTTTTTGGTGGAGTGAGATTTGGGTCTAACCTTACCATTGAAGACTGTCACAGGCTAGGATTTGGGCATATAGCACTGTGTGTTGGTAGTGGTAGTCCCAATATTCCTAATATAACTAATGTTCTTGTTAGAGGTGTACGGTTTGCCTCAGATTTTTTAATGACACTTCACCTTGGGGGAGCATTTAAAAAGGATTCGATGACCTGCTTGCAGATGCGTATGCCCGTAGTTGTTGTAGGTGGGGGGCTTACTGCTGTGGATTCTGCAACAGAGGCTCTCGTTTACTATAAGGTTCAGGTCGAGAAATTTCTACAAAGATATGATTACTTAATCAGTACATACGGTGTTCTAGAAATAGAAAAAAATTGGAACGAAGAGGAAAAGCTAATAGCATACGAATTTCTCTCACATGCTAGAAAGCTTAGAACAACACAAAATAAGACACAATTTCTTAAATCGCTTGGCGGTGTGAAGATAGTTTACCGTAAGCGAATACAGGATAGTCCAGCATATCGTATAAATTTCGAGGAACTAGATAACGCACTACGTGAAGGTGTAGAATTCATCGAAGAAGTTGAGCCATTAGAAATTCTCCTGGATGAGTATGCGTCTGCAAAGGAAGTAATGTGTCTTAAAGATGGTAAGAGAATTATAATAAAAGCAAGGAGCGTTATTATAGCGACGGGGACTAAGGCCAGTACAGCTCTGAAGGACACATTTCCCTCATGGTACAACAACTTGGAGGGTAATATCAGTTTTTTTGGTGATCTAGATCAGAATTATGCTGGGAGCGTTGTTGGTGCGATGGCTAGTGCAAAAGATAAGTACCGCCTCATAACAGAGAAGCTGCTGAAAACTCCTCTCTCAGAAATATGTGAAAATTTCTCCGCTTACTATGAATCCAGTGTTAAGTATAGCAATGGTGAGGCCTCTAGTGAGTCAAGAGCGAGTGATACACGTTGTCATGGATCAACAGGTTCCATGATAGGATCTTGCACTGTACATAAATCTAGTGATGTCAGTGTGGGTGGTTCGGATATTACTTTGCACGTCCCAAATACCAAGGGAGGCGATGAAAATCAAGGTGAGCTTAAGATTACCGAAAACGATAGCGCTCTAGGTTGCGGTGAGGCCGATAACTATCGTGTAGTCCCTGCAAAAGAGCCTACTTTCCACAGGCACATTGTTAATGATTACTCTCCCGAGATTGCTAATAGAAGATTTCTACGGATGATGGAGCAGCTGCTAAAGGCAGAGGTGCTGGAAGTAATAGCTCTCACAAATAATATTTATGAGCTTCGTATTTGTGCGCCACTTGCTGCTAGGAATTTCATGCCCGGACAGTTCTATAAACTGCAAAACTTTCACTCTCCTTTCCAGATAGAAGCTATTGCTTTAACAGGATCTTGTGTTGACAAAAATAATGGTGTTATCTCGCTTATTGTTATAGAGGTAGGTGTATCTTCCTATCTATGTAAGTTTCTGAAAGTAGGGGAAAGGGTTGTTCTTACCGGTCCACTTGGCACGCCTACTGAGATTCCAGTAAATGAAAATGTTCTTCTGATCGGAGGGGGAGTTGGTAATGCGGTGCTGTTCTCCGTAGCTGAGGCAATGAAAAAAAATGGCTGTAACGTGCTTTATTTTTCTGGTTACAAAAAGCTGAACGATCGTTTCAAAGCGGATATGATTGAGGCTTTTTCAGACTGTGTTGTCTGGGTTTGCGATGAAGGGAAATTTCCTTCTAACAGGACTTGTGATGTTTCTCTTATGGGTAACATGATAATGGCTCTCGAAAAGTATATCAGAGGAGAAATATTACTTCCCATAAAAGCTGGAGCGCTTGATCGTATTGTTACTATAGGTTCGGATTCTTTAATGTCTGCTGTACAAAGATTTATTGATAAGCATAGACATATCCTCAAACCCAACCTAAAAGCGATTGCATCAATTAATTCGCCGATGCAATGTATGATGCAAGGCATATGCGCTCAGTGTATACAGAGGAGACACGTCAATGGGAAAGAAGAATACGTATACAGTTGTGTCAATCAAGATCAGAATATGGAGATTACGGACTTTTATTTTCTCTCTCAAAGACTAAAACAGAACTCCCTAACAGAAAAATTAAACTACTTGTATTGTAAGTCCCAGATGGAACAAAAATAA
- the fabZ gene encoding 3-hydroxyacyl-ACP dehydratase FabZ, with the protein MGAGDVLLSREEIKKRIPHRDPFLFLDEVVKIDRESQSIVCRWKPASNAWFFQGHFPGFPITPGVLLIEALAQAAGVYAMMTVEEKYHKKPFFFASIEKAKFKKPVLPDTQLLLNATLLKKSMNFWKFEAGAYIADELCVEATIMATIQSE; encoded by the coding sequence ATGGGTGCTGGGGATGTCTTGTTATCTCGTGAGGAGATAAAAAAGAGGATCCCTCATAGGGATCCTTTCCTTTTTTTGGACGAAGTAGTTAAAATTGACAGGGAGTCTCAGTCTATAGTTTGTCGTTGGAAGCCTGCTTCTAATGCTTGGTTTTTTCAAGGGCACTTTCCTGGTTTCCCAATCACCCCGGGTGTATTGCTCATTGAGGCGCTTGCTCAGGCTGCTGGTGTATACGCTATGATGACTGTCGAGGAGAAATACCATAAGAAGCCGTTCTTTTTTGCCTCCATTGAGAAAGCGAAGTTCAAGAAGCCTGTTTTGCCGGACACTCAACTTCTCCTAAATGCAACTTTATTAAAGAAATCAATGAATTTCTGGAAGTTTGAAGCTGGGGCTTATATAGCTGATGAGCTCTGTGTAGAGGCGACAATTATGGCGACAATCCAGTCAGAATGA
- a CDS encoding OmpH family outer membrane protein — MRKLHFLFVAFLLSANSALADLKIAVADINVIFESSSEASALMESIKAKQRVVREKFISTRAAIEEKYKELEKQKDVLSKEAFDEKAKALSDEVSSAEKDAAKSASDIENEYMSRIEDIGKKVKLFVDDYAVKEKFDLILSANQVLYHSGAIADITGELVAKLDAKKADEGGVKSSSAPSDIKSDVKGSPSEQADSGTKSAKSKKK, encoded by the coding sequence ATGCGTAAGCTTCATTTTTTATTCGTAGCTTTTTTACTGTCTGCTAATTCAGCGCTTGCCGATCTAAAGATTGCAGTGGCCGATATAAATGTCATCTTCGAAAGCTCTTCGGAAGCGTCGGCACTTATGGAAAGCATAAAGGCGAAGCAGCGCGTTGTCAGGGAAAAGTTTATTTCTACTAGGGCTGCAATAGAGGAAAAATATAAAGAGCTTGAGAAACAGAAAGATGTCCTTTCAAAGGAGGCATTTGATGAGAAGGCAAAGGCTCTTTCAGACGAGGTTTCTTCAGCTGAAAAGGATGCTGCCAAAAGCGCTTCCGATATTGAGAATGAGTATATGTCACGTATAGAGGACATAGGAAAGAAAGTGAAGCTATTTGTGGATGACTATGCTGTCAAAGAGAAATTCGACCTGATCTTGAGTGCAAATCAGGTGTTATACCATTCTGGTGCAATTGCTGATATCACAGGTGAGCTTGTTGCAAAACTTGATGCGAAGAAAGCTGATGAGGGCGGTGTGAAATCTAGCTCTGCACCTTCTGATATAAAATCCGATGTCAAAGGCAGTCCCTCTGAGCAGGCTGATTCAGGAACGAAGTCAGCTAAATCTAAGAAAAAGTAG
- the fabG gene encoding 3-oxoacyl-ACP reductase FabG, whose product MGFSLRDKRILVTGASGGIGEALIRYLHALGARLVISGTKEAKLHALNASIDCGAHVIVQDLSDLENVHLLIEGCKEKLGGLDGLVCNAGITDDKLSLRMGLDSWQKVINVNLTSSFILNKNAAVLMMRQKYGRIVNISSVVAVMGNSGQVNYCAAKAGIIGMSKSFAREFASKGVLVNCIAPGFIKTNMTDKLTEEQLAQVLPTIPMKRVGLPEELCGIVALLLSDMASYITGQTFHVNGGMLMV is encoded by the coding sequence ATGGGTTTTAGTCTCCGTGATAAGCGCATACTGGTCACCGGGGCATCTGGAGGTATAGGAGAAGCTTTAATTAGGTATCTTCATGCCTTGGGAGCCAGACTTGTTATTTCGGGCACTAAAGAGGCGAAATTGCACGCCCTGAACGCAAGTATTGATTGCGGAGCACATGTTATTGTGCAGGACCTTTCAGATTTGGAGAATGTGCACCTGCTCATAGAAGGCTGTAAGGAAAAACTAGGTGGTCTGGACGGCTTAGTTTGTAATGCTGGAATCACGGATGATAAATTGTCCTTACGTATGGGGCTAGATTCGTGGCAGAAGGTTATCAATGTCAATTTAACGTCAAGTTTTATACTCAATAAAAATGCTGCAGTGCTGATGATGCGTCAAAAATATGGGAGAATAGTGAACATTTCTTCAGTCGTTGCGGTTATGGGTAACTCAGGTCAGGTGAACTATTGTGCCGCAAAAGCTGGGATCATAGGTATGTCAAAAAGTTTTGCTCGTGAGTTTGCATCTAAAGGGGTACTGGTGAATTGCATTGCGCCTGGCTTCATCAAGACTAACATGACGGATAAGCTCACCGAAGAGCAACTTGCACAAGTACTTCCTACCATTCCGATGAAGCGGGTTGGATTACCTGAGGAACTATGTGGTATTGTCGCTCTTCTACTCAGTGATATGGCAAGTTATATTACAGGGCAGACTTTCCACGTGAATGGCGGAATGTTGATGGTATAG
- the rnhA gene encoding ribonuclease HI, with protein MEEYVIYTDGACLGNPGPGGWAAVIIQRGTNEKIISGREADSTNNKMELLAVIKALESFEQKGKRVTVYTDSTYVYKGITAWIESWMKNKWRNSSGGAVKNKEMWVRLHGIAAAHTVRWLWVKAHNGDHYNEIVDRVARKEAASFTNCEPE; from the coding sequence ATGGAAGAATACGTGATATACACCGACGGTGCATGTTTAGGTAATCCAGGTCCTGGTGGTTGGGCTGCAGTGATAATTCAGAGAGGTACCAACGAAAAGATAATTTCCGGGAGAGAGGCAGATAGTACAAATAACAAAATGGAGTTGCTTGCAGTAATAAAAGCTCTGGAGTCGTTTGAACAAAAAGGAAAAAGAGTCACTGTATACACCGATAGTACTTATGTCTACAAAGGTATCACTGCTTGGATAGAGAGTTGGATGAAAAATAAGTGGCGTAACTCATCAGGAGGAGCTGTAAAAAACAAGGAAATGTGGGTCAGGCTACATGGAATTGCAGCCGCACATACTGTACGATGGTTGTGGGTTAAGGCTCATAATGGTGATCATTATAACGAAATTGTTGATAGAGTAGCACGAAAAGAAGCTGCCTCTTTTACGAATTGCGAACCTGAATAA
- a CDS encoding class I SAM-dependent methyltransferase: MKRLFDTRAIIARRKRFAGVDASHYYLLLEIYALLLEKISGSFSDVLNFGAHRGELLVSLKEFEDLSFANVVHLDVCHEMLASVSGKKIVVEDDSFELGENNFDLVISGMFMHHVNDLIGAFSAIYRSLKVGGMCLVSLFGPETLIELKQAIFNAEGGDGFVPRVSPFIHIKDAGRLIQRAGFVLPIVTSEKVVVEYSSVYKLFTDIHATAQSSAISGINYGMTTMGTLKRIITEYERLCLDGIKATFEVLVLVAMKGA, from the coding sequence TTGAAGCGTCTCTTCGATACAAGAGCTATAATTGCTCGCAGGAAGCGTTTTGCGGGGGTGGATGCGTCCCATTATTATCTTTTACTGGAGATATATGCCCTTCTGCTTGAGAAGATAAGTGGTAGCTTCAGTGACGTGCTCAATTTTGGTGCCCACAGGGGAGAACTTCTTGTCAGTTTGAAAGAATTTGAGGATCTTTCTTTTGCAAATGTTGTTCACCTGGACGTGTGTCACGAAATGCTAGCGTCCGTATCTGGTAAGAAAATTGTCGTCGAAGATGATAGTTTTGAGCTTGGGGAGAATAATTTTGATCTTGTCATAAGTGGCATGTTTATGCACCATGTGAACGATTTGATAGGCGCCTTTTCAGCTATATACAGGTCTTTGAAGGTTGGGGGTATGTGTCTTGTTAGTCTTTTTGGTCCTGAGACATTGATAGAACTCAAACAAGCTATCTTCAATGCAGAGGGTGGGGATGGTTTTGTGCCTAGAGTTTCTCCTTTTATTCACATTAAGGATGCAGGAAGACTTATACAAAGAGCTGGGTTTGTGCTTCCCATTGTGACAAGTGAAAAAGTAGTCGTCGAATACTCGAGTGTATATAAGCTTTTCACTGACATACATGCTACTGCGCAAAGTAGTGCAATCTCAGGGATCAATTATGGTATGACTACCATGGGCACTCTCAAGAGAATCATAACGGAATATGAGAGACTTTGTCTTGATGGAATCAAAGCCACATTTGAAGTACTAGTGCTTGTCGCAATGAAAGGTGCCTGA
- the greA gene encoding transcription elongation factor GreA, whose product MRKLPITREGYCKLQEELEKLVKVVKPSVVAAVAQARELGDLSENAEYHEARKEQSFVEGKIRELQLCLSEAEVIDVSQFTGERVKFGASVTLENMESKSVLIYQIVGNLESDIKEGKISVSSPIGKAVMNKEVGEIVEIDLPSGKKTYKILGVEFRQS is encoded by the coding sequence ATGAGAAAGTTACCTATCACTAGGGAGGGGTATTGTAAACTTCAGGAGGAACTAGAAAAGCTTGTCAAAGTGGTGAAGCCGTCAGTTGTAGCCGCAGTTGCTCAGGCTAGAGAATTAGGTGATCTTTCTGAGAATGCTGAATACCATGAAGCACGAAAAGAGCAAAGTTTTGTTGAAGGGAAAATACGGGAATTGCAGTTATGTCTTTCAGAGGCAGAAGTGATAGATGTTTCTCAATTTACAGGCGAAAGGGTAAAATTTGGTGCCTCCGTGACGCTAGAAAATATGGAAAGTAAGAGCGTGCTAATCTACCAAATTGTAGGTAACCTCGAGTCTGATATAAAGGAAGGAAAAATATCTGTGTCCTCACCAATCGGAAAGGCAGTAATGAATAAGGAAGTTGGTGAAATCGTGGAAATAGATCTCCCGAGTGGTAAGAAAACCTATAAAATCTTGGGTGTGGAATTTAGACAAAGTTGA
- the lpdA gene encoding dihydrolipoyl dehydrogenase — protein MSEKEFDVVVIGGGPAGYVCSIKAAQLGMKVACVEKRPSLGGTCLNEGCIPSKALLHSSYAYYSAKKCFDVLGVECSDVKLNLTKMMGNKSRIVMELSQGIEFLFKKNKVTRFTGTGSILANGDTKKKSVIIDKTETIHTKYVVLATGSEAAELPFAKCDEKSILSSRGALELDAVPKSMIIIGGGAIGLEMASIWSRLGTEVTLMEYADRIAAASDGEVSDYLLKSLTKQGIKFHLSSRITEIKKGKLLSATFEKDEKIGSISAEKILVAVGRRPYSANIGVELERNPSGFIKVDKNFQTSVPGVYAIGDTIPGVMLAHKAEEEGVAVAEILAGRTGHIGWIPSVIYTHPEVASVGKTEEELKVIGIKYKASKFPFAANSRAKTTNDTGGFVKMLVDEHDTVLGVHIVGPSASSLIAEAVLAMEYGASAEDIARTCHSHPDLNEAMKEAALGAFFKPIHF, from the coding sequence ATGTCCGAGAAAGAGTTTGATGTAGTTGTCATAGGCGGCGGCCCCGCTGGATACGTGTGTAGTATAAAAGCGGCACAACTCGGTATGAAGGTTGCATGTGTAGAAAAACGCCCTTCTCTCGGTGGGACATGTCTGAACGAAGGATGTATCCCTTCCAAGGCGTTACTCCACTCATCCTACGCTTACTATTCTGCTAAAAAGTGCTTTGATGTTCTCGGAGTAGAATGCTCTGATGTAAAGTTGAACCTAACAAAAATGATGGGAAATAAATCCAGAATAGTGATGGAATTATCCCAAGGCATCGAGTTTTTATTCAAGAAAAATAAGGTTACTCGGTTTACTGGAACGGGCAGCATACTAGCCAATGGTGATACAAAAAAAAAATCCGTCATTATTGACAAAACTGAGACCATACACACAAAGTATGTTGTTCTTGCAACTGGTTCCGAGGCAGCTGAGCTTCCGTTCGCGAAGTGTGATGAGAAAAGCATCTTATCATCACGTGGCGCATTAGAGCTGGACGCTGTCCCTAAAAGCATGATTATCATTGGAGGGGGAGCAATAGGACTGGAAATGGCTTCCATTTGGTCAAGACTTGGCACTGAGGTCACCCTTATGGAATACGCGGACAGAATCGCAGCAGCCTCAGATGGTGAAGTCAGCGACTATCTTCTGAAATCACTAACAAAACAAGGTATAAAGTTCCATCTCTCCAGTAGGATTACAGAGATAAAAAAAGGAAAGCTTCTTTCTGCAACCTTTGAGAAAGATGAAAAAATAGGAAGTATATCAGCAGAAAAAATTCTAGTCGCCGTTGGCAGGCGTCCATACTCAGCCAATATTGGTGTTGAGCTGGAGAGGAACCCGTCTGGTTTCATAAAGGTAGATAAAAATTTCCAAACCAGCGTTCCTGGAGTATATGCCATAGGGGACACAATTCCGGGGGTAATGCTAGCTCACAAAGCCGAGGAAGAAGGGGTAGCTGTAGCAGAAATCCTAGCAGGTAGGACAGGCCACATTGGATGGATTCCATCTGTAATATATACTCACCCAGAAGTTGCAAGTGTAGGAAAAACCGAGGAAGAATTGAAAGTCATAGGTATAAAATACAAAGCCTCCAAATTTCCGTTTGCAGCTAATAGTCGGGCTAAAACGACTAACGACACAGGAGGTTTTGTAAAGATGTTAGTTGATGAGCACGACACCGTACTCGGTGTGCACATAGTCGGACCATCTGCTTCTTCACTTATAGCCGAAGCCGTCCTGGCAATGGAATATGGTGCTTCAGCGGAGGATATCGCGAGAACCTGCCACTCTCACCCAGACCTAAACGAAGCAATGAAAGAAGCCGCTCTAGGAGCATTTTTCAAGCCAATACATTTCTAA